Proteins encoded by one window of Dokdonella sp.:
- a CDS encoding ABC transporter permease yields the protein MNLVRLFAVVRKELRQLARDRLTFAMIVGIPTLQLLLFGFAINLDVRHLPAAVLDEANTWRSRELVAELSSSQVLDFRHRVAVPQQVEMLMRRGEISAAVVVPRDFEHRLERGGEPAWQVVVDGSDQSVQAAARQLAAFPLAALDFGGPAARPGTRASGSVEVVNFYNPERRAPVNTVPGLIGVILTMTMVVFTAMAIVRERERGNMEMLIATPLSSAELMLGKVLPYVGIGFVQVSLILLLGLIVFAVPVRGSLVAVYAASLAYIAATLALGMLISTLTRTQFQAMQMAFFLFLPQILLSGFMFPYDGMPRPAQWLAEVFPLTHFLRLIRGVMLRGAGLAELWPSLAALGAFVVIVLSLAVLRFRKRLD from the coding sequence ATGAACCTCGTGCGCCTGTTCGCCGTGGTGCGCAAGGAGCTGCGCCAGCTCGCCCGCGACCGCCTGACCTTTGCCATGATCGTCGGCATCCCGACCCTGCAGCTGCTGCTGTTCGGCTTCGCCATCAACCTCGACGTGCGCCACCTGCCGGCAGCCGTGCTCGACGAGGCGAATACCTGGCGCTCGCGCGAACTGGTCGCCGAACTGTCCTCGTCGCAGGTACTCGATTTTCGCCATCGCGTGGCCGTTCCGCAGCAGGTCGAGATGCTGATGCGGCGTGGCGAGATCAGCGCGGCGGTGGTCGTGCCGCGCGATTTCGAGCACCGCCTCGAACGCGGCGGCGAGCCGGCCTGGCAGGTCGTCGTCGATGGTTCCGACCAGTCCGTGCAGGCCGCCGCGCGCCAGCTCGCCGCGTTCCCGCTGGCTGCGCTCGACTTCGGCGGACCCGCAGCGCGCCCCGGCACGCGCGCCAGCGGCAGCGTCGAGGTCGTCAACTTCTACAACCCGGAGCGGCGTGCGCCGGTCAACACCGTGCCGGGCCTGATCGGCGTGATCCTGACCATGACCATGGTCGTGTTCACGGCGATGGCGATCGTGCGCGAACGCGAACGCGGCAACATGGAGATGCTGATTGCCACGCCGCTGTCGTCGGCCGAACTGATGCTCGGCAAGGTGTTGCCCTACGTCGGCATCGGCTTCGTGCAGGTGAGCCTGATCCTGCTGCTCGGCTTGATCGTGTTCGCCGTGCCGGTGCGCGGCTCGTTGGTCGCGGTGTACGCCGCCTCGCTGGCCTACATCGCCGCCACGCTCGCCCTGGGCATGCTGATCTCGACGCTCACGCGCACGCAGTTCCAGGCCATGCAGATGGCGTTCTTCCTGTTCCTGCCGCAGATCCTGCTGTCGGGTTTCATGTTCCCCTACGACGGCATGCCGCGTCCGGCGCAATGGCTGGCCGAGGTGTTCCCGCTGACCCATTTCCTGCGCCTGATCCGCGGCGTCATGCTGCGCGGAGCCGGCCTGGCTGAGCTGTGGCCCTCGCTGGCCGCGCTCGGCGCATTCGTCGTCATCGTGCTGTCGCTGGCCGTACTGCGTTTCCGCAAGCGCCTCGATTAG
- a CDS encoding hemolysin III family protein, with protein sequence MTALAPRYALAEEIASSLTHGLGIVLSIAGLATLVAFAALADDGWALAAGIVYGTTLILLFTASTLYHSIPHAGAKPVLRFLDHAAIFLLIAGTYTPFTLVTLRGPWGYALFAIVWTLAALGIALELKRVRNRLVMVALYLAMGWVGIIAIGPLLEKLPAGGLWLLFGGGVCYTLGVPFYLWRRLPYNHALWHVFVLAGSVLQFLAVLLYVMPD encoded by the coding sequence ATGACCGCGCTCGCACCGCGCTATGCCCTTGCCGAGGAGATTGCTTCGAGCCTGACCCACGGGCTCGGCATCGTGCTCAGCATCGCCGGCCTCGCCACCCTGGTTGCGTTCGCCGCGCTCGCCGACGACGGCTGGGCGCTGGCCGCCGGCATCGTCTACGGCACCACGCTGATCCTTCTGTTCACCGCCTCGACGCTCTACCACAGCATCCCGCACGCCGGCGCCAAGCCGGTGCTGCGCTTCCTCGACCACGCCGCGATCTTCCTGCTCATCGCCGGCACCTACACGCCGTTCACTCTGGTCACCCTGCGCGGGCCGTGGGGCTATGCGCTGTTCGCGATCGTGTGGACGCTGGCCGCGCTCGGCATCGCGCTGGAATTGAAGCGCGTGCGCAACCGCCTCGTCATGGTCGCGCTGTACCTCGCCATGGGCTGGGTCGGCATCATCGCCATCGGTCCCCTGCTGGAAAAACTGCCGGCCGGTGGCCTCTGGCTGCTGTTCGGCGGCGGTGTCTGCTACACCCTCGGCGTGCCGTTCTACCTGTGGCGCCGACTGCCGTACAACCACGCGCTCTGGCACGTCTTCGTGCTCGCCGGCAGCGTGCTGCAGTTCCTCGCGGTGCTGCTGTACGTGATGCCGGATTGA
- a CDS encoding energy transducer TonB, whose protein sequence is MTACHATTSNDWSLPRTVSLAGAVSVHVFAMLLLAMPAMRPTTVAAIAETVQVIWHEPEPEPVAQPLPPEPKPLPVPKRPATPAPVVIETPLTEMSIPAPVVEPAPLVDAVGIEAPVAVDAEPGRGVDVNLDYASRTALAYPKASARNHEQGTVLLRVHVDAEGRPVKIEIVRSSGHDRLDRAARDGVREWRFRPVQRNGIAVPASGLVPVAFSLAQG, encoded by the coding sequence ATGACCGCCTGCCACGCCACCACCTCGAACGACTGGAGCCTGCCGCGCACCGTGAGCCTGGCCGGTGCGGTCAGCGTGCACGTCTTTGCCATGCTGTTGCTGGCCATGCCGGCGATGCGTCCGACCACCGTCGCGGCGATCGCCGAGACCGTGCAGGTCATCTGGCACGAACCCGAACCCGAGCCGGTCGCGCAACCGCTGCCACCCGAGCCGAAGCCCCTGCCCGTGCCGAAGCGACCGGCGACGCCCGCGCCGGTCGTGATCGAGACGCCGCTGACGGAGATGTCGATACCGGCGCCCGTGGTCGAGCCGGCACCGCTGGTCGATGCGGTGGGCATCGAAGCGCCGGTGGCGGTCGATGCCGAGCCGGGACGCGGTGTCGACGTCAATCTCGACTACGCCTCGCGCACCGCGCTGGCCTATCCGAAGGCCTCGGCGCGCAATCACGAGCAGGGCACGGTGCTGCTGCGCGTGCACGTCGATGCCGAAGGCAGGCCGGTCAAGATCGAAATCGTGCGCAGCAGCGGCCACGACCGCCTCGACCGCGCTGCGCGCGACGGCGTGCGCGAATGGCGCTTCCGCCCGGTGCAGCGCAACGGCATTGCGGTACCGGCGTCGGGGCTGGTGCCGGTGGCGTTCAGCCTGGCGCAAGGCTGA
- a CDS encoding ABC transporter ATP-binding protein, with the protein MVARGLTRRFGAFTAVDHLDLDVRRAEVYGFLGPNGSGKSTTIRMLCGLLDASEGTVEVLGRALPAGAEAVKRRIGYMTQKFSLYEDLSIAENLEFLAAVHELRGAAARRRIDELCARYRLDELRTRLAGTLSGGQKQRLALAGAVLHEPELLLLDEPTSAVDPQSRRDFWDALFDLAEAGTTLLVSTHYMDEAERCHRLAILDRGRLVADGTPHELMAALPGATLRIECAQPRRVQQLVLNDAHVLGAAQIGSDLRVLTNRRDDGADWLRGVLAAAGVEARVEPAPANLEDVFVAATRARAGGDA; encoded by the coding sequence ATCGTCGCCCGTGGTCTGACCCGGCGTTTCGGCGCCTTCACTGCGGTCGATCACCTGGACCTCGACGTGCGCCGTGCCGAGGTCTATGGCTTCCTCGGACCGAACGGCTCCGGCAAGTCGACGACGATCCGCATGCTGTGCGGCCTGCTCGATGCCAGCGAGGGCACGGTCGAGGTGCTCGGTCGCGCCCTGCCGGCCGGCGCCGAGGCGGTCAAGCGCCGCATCGGCTACATGACGCAGAAGTTCTCGCTGTACGAAGACCTCAGCATCGCCGAGAACCTCGAGTTCCTGGCCGCCGTGCACGAACTGCGCGGTGCGGCGGCACGTCGGCGCATCGACGAACTCTGCGCGCGCTATCGCCTCGACGAGTTGCGCACACGTCTCGCCGGCACGCTGTCGGGTGGCCAGAAACAGCGCCTTGCCCTGGCCGGCGCGGTGCTGCACGAGCCGGAACTGCTGCTGCTCGACGAGCCGACCAGTGCAGTCGATCCGCAATCGCGGCGCGATTTCTGGGATGCATTGTTCGATCTCGCCGAGGCCGGCACGACCTTGCTCGTCTCGACCCACTACATGGACGAGGCGGAACGTTGCCATCGGCTCGCCATCCTCGATCGCGGCCGGCTCGTCGCCGACGGCACACCGCACGAATTGATGGCCGCCCTGCCCGGCGCGACGCTGCGCATCGAGTGCGCGCAACCGCGGCGCGTGCAGCAGCTCGTCCTGAACGATGCGCACGTGCTCGGCGCGGCGCAGATCGGCAGCGACCTGCGCGTGCTGACCAACCGTCGCGATGACGGCGCGGACTGGCTGCGCGGCGTGCTTGCCGCGGCCGGCGTCGAAGCAAGGGTCGAGCCGGCGCCGGCGAACCTCGAGGACGTGTTCGTCGCGGCGACGCGCGCGCGCGCCGGAGGCGATGCATGA
- a CDS encoding MFS transporter produces the protein MSGQSQFQLLRTRRFAPFFATQALGAFNDNAFRQAMIVLIGAFLGFSSQQAAFYEMIAPAIFILPFFLFSASAGQIAEMFEKTRLIRYIKLLEIAAMLLAVYAFHAHQVWLLFVVLFLMGLHSTMFGPIKYAILPQALKNEELVGGNGLVEMGTSLAVLAGMMAGGSLMALGDWGASAASALVVGIAVAGYLAARAIPPAPATAPGLRFNWNPFSETLRVARYITKNRTIFNSILGISWFWFFGTMFTSQLPAYVRDYLGGGPQVLILALALFSVGVGIGSLLCERLSGRKVEIGLVPFGSIGMTLFAVDLYFARPLATAATGLGAWDFVLAAGSWRVIADLVLIGLFAGLFIVPLFALVQSRTERSELSRVIAGNNILNALFMVAAAGLGLGLTALGLSIPQIFLVVALLNAAVAIYIYTLVPEFLMRFLSWALVNTLYRIRTEGLDHVPEEGPALIVCNHVSYMDALIVAGSVRRPARFVMYYRIFNIPVMSFIFRTARAIPIAGAKEDPALLEQAFEAIDAALADGDLVCIFPEGGLTADGNIAPFRPGVERILQRRPVPVVPMAIRGLWGSIFSRKDTRLGRMRLPRRFRSRLVLAVGEPVPPEQASAAELERRVRELRGEWA, from the coding sequence ATGTCCGGACAAAGCCAGTTCCAGCTGCTGCGCACGCGCCGCTTCGCCCCGTTCTTCGCCACCCAGGCGCTCGGCGCGTTTAACGACAACGCCTTCCGCCAGGCGATGATCGTGCTGATCGGCGCCTTCCTCGGTTTCAGCTCGCAGCAGGCCGCCTTCTACGAAATGATCGCGCCGGCGATCTTCATCCTGCCGTTCTTCCTGTTCTCGGCGAGCGCCGGCCAGATCGCCGAGATGTTCGAGAAGACGCGCCTGATCCGTTACATCAAGCTGCTCGAGATCGCGGCCATGCTGCTGGCCGTGTACGCCTTCCATGCGCACCAGGTCTGGCTGCTGTTCGTCGTGCTGTTCCTGATGGGCCTGCACTCGACGATGTTCGGGCCGATCAAGTACGCGATCCTGCCGCAGGCGCTGAAGAACGAGGAACTGGTCGGTGGCAACGGCCTGGTCGAGATGGGCACTTCGCTGGCCGTGCTCGCCGGCATGATGGCCGGCGGCTCGTTGATGGCACTCGGCGACTGGGGCGCGAGCGCGGCGTCGGCGCTGGTGGTCGGCATCGCCGTGGCCGGCTACCTCGCCGCGCGCGCGATCCCGCCGGCGCCGGCGACCGCGCCGGGGCTGCGCTTCAACTGGAACCCCTTCAGCGAAACCCTGCGTGTGGCGCGCTACATCACGAAGAACCGCACGATCTTCAACTCGATCCTCGGCATCTCGTGGTTCTGGTTCTTCGGCACGATGTTCACCTCGCAGTTGCCGGCCTACGTGCGCGACTACCTCGGCGGCGGCCCACAGGTGCTCATCCTCGCGCTGGCCCTGTTCTCGGTCGGCGTCGGCATCGGCTCGCTGCTGTGCGAACGCCTGTCCGGGCGCAAGGTCGAGATCGGCCTGGTGCCGTTCGGCTCGATCGGCATGACCTTGTTCGCGGTGGACCTGTACTTCGCGCGCCCGCTCGCGACGGCCGCGACCGGACTCGGCGCCTGGGATTTCGTGCTGGCCGCCGGAAGCTGGCGCGTGATCGCCGACCTCGTGCTGATTGGCCTATTCGCGGGCCTGTTCATCGTGCCGCTGTTCGCCCTCGTGCAGAGCCGCACCGAGCGCAGCGAACTGTCGCGCGTGATCGCCGGCAACAACATCCTCAACGCGCTGTTCATGGTCGCCGCGGCCGGCCTCGGCCTCGGCCTGACTGCGCTCGGCCTTTCCATCCCGCAGATCTTCCTCGTCGTCGCCTTGCTCAACGCGGCGGTGGCGATCTACATCTACACGCTGGTGCCCGAGTTCCTGATGCGGTTCCTGAGCTGGGCCCTGGTCAACACGCTGTACCGCATCCGCACCGAGGGCCTCGACCACGTGCCCGAGGAAGGCCCGGCCCTGATCGTCTGCAACCACGTGAGCTACATGGACGCGCTGATCGTCGCCGGCAGCGTGCGCCGGCCGGCGCGCTTCGTCATGTACTACAGGATCTTCAACATCCCGGTGATGAGCTTCATCTTCCGCACCGCGCGCGCGATCCCGATTGCCGGCGCAAAGGAAGATCCGGCCCTGCTCGAACAGGCCTTCGAAGCGATCGATGCCGCACTCGCCGATGGCGACTTGGTCTGCATCTTTCCGGAGGGCGGCCTGACCGCAGATGGCAACATCGCGCCGTTCCGACCCGGTGTCGAACGCATCCTCCAACGCCGGCCGGTGCCGGTCGTGCCGATGGCGATCCGCGGCTTGTGGGGCAGCATCTTCAGCCGCAAGGACACCCGCCTCGGCCGCATGCGCCTGCCACGCCGCTTCCGCTCACGCCTTGTCCTCGCCGTCGGCGAACCGGTGCCGCCGGAGCAGGCCAGCGCCGCTGAACTTGAGCGTCGGGTGCGGGAATTGAGGGGGGAGTGGGCTTGA
- a CDS encoding universal stress protein, protein MSKPDILIHLRRCEGGLQAAEAGLRLARRLGAHALGLHVVALSPVAFASPEAVALHASEAHHLIADARARAPWWQGELDRFGVAGDFQVVQGDTVEALCHAARWSDLVVVERPVLNPDAPLGWGIVSRTVFGSSAPVVVVPEAARVEHIGRHIVIAWNASRESTLAVHGALPLLARAERVIVLEGEPAGDGFGADMLPKLDLRAWLARRGIEAGFEAFRPARDAHGHAVLEAAHAHDADLIVTGAWGHSRITELVLGGVTRHLFQHSDLPLLVAH, encoded by the coding sequence ATGAGCAAGCCCGACATCCTCATCCACTTGCGCCGCTGCGAGGGTGGCCTGCAGGCCGCCGAAGCCGGCCTGCGCCTGGCCCGGCGCCTCGGCGCGCATGCGCTCGGCCTGCACGTGGTCGCGCTGTCGCCGGTCGCGTTCGCCTCGCCGGAGGCGGTCGCCCTGCATGCCTCGGAGGCGCATCACCTGATCGCGGATGCGCGCGCCCGCGCGCCGTGGTGGCAGGGCGAACTCGACCGCTTCGGCGTCGCCGGCGATTTCCAGGTCGTGCAGGGCGACACGGTCGAGGCGCTCTGCCATGCCGCGCGCTGGAGCGATCTCGTCGTGGTCGAACGGCCCGTGCTCAACCCCGACGCACCGCTCGGCTGGGGCATCGTCTCGCGCACCGTGTTCGGCTCATCGGCGCCGGTCGTCGTCGTGCCCGAGGCGGCGCGCGTCGAACACATCGGGCGCCATATCGTCATCGCCTGGAACGCCAGCCGCGAATCCACGCTCGCCGTGCACGGTGCGCTGCCGCTGCTGGCCCGCGCGGAACGCGTGATCGTGCTCGAGGGCGAACCGGCCGGCGACGGTTTCGGCGCCGACATGCTGCCGAAACTCGACCTGCGCGCCTGGCTCGCGCGACGCGGCATCGAGGCCGGCTTCGAGGCCTTTCGCCCGGCGCGCGATGCACACGGCCACGCCGTGCTCGAAGCTGCGCACGCACACGACGCCGATCTCATCGTGACCGGCGCCTGGGGCCATTCGCGCATCACCGAACTCGTGTTGGGTGGCGTGACCCGCCATCTGTTCCAGCACAGCGATCTGCCATTGCTGGTGGCTCACTGA
- the gap gene encoding type I glyceraldehyde-3-phosphate dehydrogenase — translation MAVKVAINGYGRIGRNVLRALYEAKRNGEISIVAVNDLGDAETNAHLTRYDTAHGKFPGEVAVDGGDLVVNGDRIKVCAERDPSKLPWKDLGVDVVLECTGLFTSKAKAGAHIAAGAKKVIISAPGGSDVDGTFVYGVNHDQLSAKHEVISNASCTTNCLAPLAKVLHAKIGIQRGLMTTIHAYTNDQVLTDVYHSDLRRARSATMSQIPTKTGAAAAVGLVLPELNGKLDGFAMRVPTINVSVVDLTFDAARATSADEITAIVREAADGALKGVLGVNTQPLVSIDFNHNPLSSIYDATQTRVIDGTLVKLLAWYDNEWGFSNRMLDMTLALVNAK, via the coding sequence ATGGCAGTCAAGGTCGCGATCAACGGGTATGGCCGCATCGGCCGCAATGTGCTGCGCGCACTGTACGAGGCCAAGCGCAACGGCGAGATCAGCATCGTCGCCGTCAACGACCTCGGCGATGCCGAGACGAACGCGCACCTGACCCGCTACGACACCGCGCACGGCAAATTCCCCGGCGAAGTCGCCGTCGACGGTGGCGACCTGGTCGTCAACGGCGACCGCATCAAGGTCTGCGCCGAGCGCGATCCGTCGAAGCTGCCGTGGAAGGACCTCGGCGTCGACGTCGTGCTCGAGTGCACCGGCCTGTTCACCAGCAAGGCCAAGGCCGGCGCGCACATCGCCGCCGGGGCGAAGAAGGTCATCATCTCGGCGCCCGGCGGCAGCGACGTCGACGGCACCTTCGTCTACGGCGTCAACCACGACCAGCTCAGCGCCAAGCACGAAGTCATCTCCAACGCCTCGTGCACGACCAACTGCCTCGCCCCGCTGGCCAAGGTGCTGCATGCGAAGATCGGCATCCAGCGCGGCCTGATGACGACGATCCACGCCTACACCAACGACCAGGTGCTGACCGACGTCTACCACTCCGACCTGCGCCGAGCGCGTTCGGCCACGATGAGCCAGATTCCGACCAAGACCGGCGCCGCCGCCGCGGTCGGGCTGGTCCTGCCCGAACTCAACGGCAAGCTTGACGGCTTCGCCATGCGCGTGCCGACGATCAATGTGTCGGTCGTCGACCTCACGTTCGATGCTGCGCGCGCGACCTCGGCCGACGAGATCACCGCGATCGTCAGGGAAGCCGCGGACGGCGCGCTCAAGGGCGTGCTCGGCGTCAACACGCAGCCGCTCGTCTCGATCGACTTCAACCACAACCCGCTGTCGTCGATCTATGACGCCACCCAGACCCGCGTCATCGACGGCACCCTGGTCAAGTTGCTGGCCTGGTACGACAACGAGTGGGGCTTCTCGAACCGCATGCTCGACATGACCCTCGCCCTGGTCAACGCGAAGTAG
- the grxD gene encoding Grx4 family monothiol glutaredoxin, whose product MSESTVRQRIENLLAEHRIVLFMKGTRHAPSCGFSAATAGVLNDLLDDYLSVDVLADEAIRQGIKDYGNWPTIPQLYVDGELIGGADIVQGMAASGELHKLLGLPEPDRTPPDITISERAAAEISTALADADGMGLFLAIDARYQPQFQLREVTGHEIRAHAGGIDVLFDPASAQRARGARIDWVETAQGEGLSIDLPAAPPKVHALDVKSLQRLIGEGRITVIDVRPAEDRARAPFAGAEVLDAESHDRLVALPKDTPLAFLCHHGNSSRRAAEHFRERGFRALHNVEGGIDAWSREVDPSVPRY is encoded by the coding sequence ATGTCCGAGTCCACCGTCCGCCAGCGCATCGAGAACCTGCTGGCCGAGCACCGCATCGTCCTGTTCATGAAGGGCACGCGCCATGCGCCGAGCTGCGGCTTCTCGGCGGCGACCGCGGGCGTGCTCAACGATCTGCTCGACGACTACCTCAGCGTCGATGTGCTCGCCGACGAGGCGATCCGCCAGGGCATCAAGGACTACGGCAACTGGCCAACCATCCCGCAGCTGTATGTCGACGGCGAACTGATCGGTGGCGCCGACATCGTGCAGGGCATGGCCGCGAGCGGCGAGCTGCACAAGCTGCTCGGCCTGCCCGAACCGGATCGCACGCCGCCCGACATCACGATCAGCGAGCGCGCCGCCGCGGAGATCAGCACCGCGCTCGCCGATGCCGACGGCATGGGCTTGTTCCTCGCCATCGACGCGCGGTACCAGCCCCAGTTCCAGTTGCGTGAGGTGACCGGCCACGAGATCCGCGCGCACGCCGGCGGCATCGACGTGCTGTTCGATCCTGCCAGCGCGCAGCGCGCACGCGGCGCGCGCATCGACTGGGTGGAGACCGCGCAGGGCGAAGGGCTGTCGATCGATCTGCCGGCCGCACCGCCGAAGGTGCACGCGCTCGACGTGAAGTCGCTGCAGCGGTTGATCGGCGAAGGACGGATCACGGTCATCGACGTGCGTCCGGCCGAGGATCGCGCGCGCGCCCCGTTCGCCGGTGCCGAGGTGCTCGATGCGGAGTCGCACGATCGCCTGGTCGCCCTGCCGAAGGACACGCCGTTGGCCTTCCTCTGCCACCATGGCAATTCGAGCCGGCGCGCCGCCGAGCATTTCCGCGAGCGTGGCTTCCGCGCCCTGCACAACGTCGAGGGCGGCATCGATGCCTGGTCGCGCGAGGTCGATCCGTCGGTTCCGCGTTACTGA
- a CDS encoding cobalamin biosynthesis protein: MAKVFIAILLVIASAQALPDLARLRGFAWLRDMLDEAQAKRRGLGFVLGVPALLVVATALVQHLLHGAWFGLPEFAFMVFVLYFCWGPRDLDADIDAVLKAPDSERRLVAAQALNADTGAGALAFNAPDLVVASFRAALSRHFGVLFWFVILGPAGALGYRLVQLLTRSAGFRESTGAAAETLERTALVLDWAPAHLMAWSVAVVSDFDAVVRCWRDYHVIEGRGWFSLDLGFLDAVARAGVDADVVADEASTTDAVIELADARKLLRRVMLVLLAVIAIVVIGGWAG, encoded by the coding sequence ATGGCCAAGGTCTTCATCGCGATCCTGCTCGTCATCGCCAGCGCGCAGGCGCTGCCCGATCTTGCCCGCCTGCGCGGATTTGCCTGGCTGCGCGACATGCTCGACGAAGCGCAGGCGAAACGCCGTGGCCTCGGCTTCGTGCTCGGCGTGCCCGCCTTGCTGGTGGTGGCCACGGCACTGGTGCAGCATCTGCTGCATGGCGCATGGTTCGGCCTGCCCGAGTTCGCCTTCATGGTCTTCGTTCTGTACTTCTGCTGGGGGCCGCGCGATCTCGACGCCGACATCGATGCGGTACTGAAGGCGCCGGACAGCGAACGCCGACTGGTCGCGGCGCAGGCACTCAATGCCGACACGGGCGCTGGTGCGCTCGCCTTCAACGCACCCGATCTGGTCGTGGCGAGTTTTCGTGCCGCGCTGTCGCGCCACTTCGGTGTGCTGTTCTGGTTCGTCATCCTCGGCCCTGCCGGAGCGCTCGGCTACCGCCTGGTGCAATTGCTGACGCGTTCCGCGGGCTTCCGCGAATCGACCGGTGCGGCGGCGGAAACGCTCGAACGCACGGCCCTCGTGCTCGACTGGGCGCCGGCGCACCTGATGGCCTGGTCGGTGGCCGTGGTCTCCGACTTCGACGCGGTGGTGCGCTGCTGGCGCGACTATCACGTCATCGAAGGTCGCGGCTGGTTCAGTCTCGATCTCGGCTTCCTCGACGCCGTTGCCCGCGCCGGTGTCGATGCCGACGTCGTCGCCGACGAGGCCAGCACCACCGACGCCGTCATCGAGTTGGCCGACGCGCGCAAGCTCCTGCGCCGCGTCATGCTCGTCTTGCTGGCGGTGATCGCCATCGTGGTGATCGGGGGCTGGGCTGGGTAA
- a CDS encoding sigma-70 family RNA polymerase sigma factor has translation MSDTRHDSFDDLFEANRAIVFKVANAYCRDADDRADLAQEIAAQLWRAWPGYDPQRRFSTWMYRIALNVAISFVRAAGSRRGEEAFDESLHDVADEHGSDHEAAEHARLLEAFIARQPPLERALLVLYLEERSQREIGEILGLSETNVSTRIGRLKQRLRDEL, from the coding sequence ATGAGTGACACGCGGCACGACAGCTTCGACGACCTGTTCGAGGCCAATCGCGCGATCGTGTTCAAGGTCGCCAACGCGTACTGCCGCGACGCGGACGACCGCGCCGACCTCGCCCAGGAGATCGCCGCCCAGCTCTGGCGCGCCTGGCCCGGCTACGACCCGCAGCGGCGCTTCAGCACCTGGATGTACCGCATCGCGCTCAATGTTGCGATCAGCTTCGTGCGCGCCGCCGGCTCGCGGCGTGGCGAGGAAGCCTTCGACGAAAGCCTGCACGACGTCGCCGACGAACACGGCAGCGACCACGAGGCGGCCGAGCACGCGCGCCTGCTCGAAGCCTTCATCGCGCGCCAGCCGCCGCTCGAGCGCGCCCTGCTCGTGCTCTACCTCGAGGAACGCAGCCAGCGCGAGATCGGCGAGATCCTCGGCCTGAGCGAAACCAACGTGTCTACGCGCATCGGCCGCCTCAAGCAGCGCCTGCGCGACGAACTCTGA
- a CDS encoding DUF456 domain-containing protein: MTADILLYVLSAALILIGIAGTILPALPGVPLVFAGMLLAAWTGDFAEIGWATLVLLGVLTAIAVAVDFIAGVLGAQRVGASRWALFGAAVGTIVGLFFGIPGLLLGPFVGAAVGELVAGSNLHRSTIVGIGAWLGFLFGTIAKIGLCFTMLGVFVFALVF, encoded by the coding sequence ATGACCGCCGACATCCTGCTCTACGTGCTGTCCGCCGCGCTGATCCTCATCGGCATCGCCGGCACGATCCTGCCGGCCCTGCCCGGCGTGCCGCTGGTGTTCGCCGGCATGCTGCTGGCCGCCTGGACCGGCGACTTCGCCGAGATCGGCTGGGCGACCCTGGTCCTGCTCGGCGTGCTGACCGCGATCGCCGTGGCCGTCGACTTCATCGCCGGCGTGCTCGGCGCGCAACGTGTCGGCGCCAGCCGCTGGGCCCTGTTCGGCGCCGCGGTCGGCACGATCGTCGGCCTGTTCTTCGGCATCCCGGGCCTGCTGCTCGGCCCCTTCGTCGGCGCCGCGGTCGGCGAACTCGTCGCCGGCAGCAACCTGCACCGCTCGACCATCGTCGGCATCGGCGCCTGGCTCGGCTTCCTGTTCGGCACGATCGCCAAGATCGGCCTGTGCTTCACGATGCTCGGCGTGTTCGTGTTTGCGCTGGTGTTTTGA
- a CDS encoding serine/threonine protein kinase has product MENDDLKAAWQTLNRRLEREDANNLGLLREKKLDRTRSSLRPLFWGQVAQALFGVPFILFASLLWMRAHALPEGLPLTALIAGIIVQVYGIATVAFAGETIRRIREIDYAAPVVAIQKQLAALRRTYIISGMVAGLPWWFLWVPLLAVLAGLGGVDLHAKAPGVIWIGLGLGAAGLLATAWFHRWSRDPARPRLARVMDAAVTGASLRRARAQIEELERFERG; this is encoded by the coding sequence ATGGAAAATGATGACCTCAAGGCCGCCTGGCAGACTCTCAACCGCCGCCTCGAACGCGAGGACGCGAACAACCTTGGCCTGCTGCGCGAGAAGAAGCTCGACCGTACGCGTTCAAGCCTGCGCCCGCTGTTCTGGGGGCAGGTCGCTCAGGCGCTGTTCGGCGTGCCGTTCATCCTGTTCGCGTCCTTGCTGTGGATGCGTGCGCACGCGCTGCCGGAGGGTTTGCCGCTGACCGCACTGATCGCCGGCATCATCGTCCAGGTCTATGGCATCGCCACGGTCGCTTTCGCCGGCGAGACGATCCGGCGCATCCGCGAGATCGACTATGCGGCTCCGGTCGTGGCCATCCAGAAGCAGCTCGCCGCGCTGCGCCGCACCTACATCATCAGCGGCATGGTCGCCGGCCTGCCGTGGTGGTTCCTGTGGGTGCCCTTGCTCGCCGTGCTGGCCGGCCTCGGTGGTGTCGACTTGCACGCGAAGGCTCCTGGCGTGATCTGGATCGGCCTCGGCCTCGGTGCGGCTGGCTTGCTGGCGACCGCGTGGTTCCATCGCTGGTCGCGCGATCCGGCTCGTCCGCGCCTGGCGCGGGTGATGGATGCCGCCGTCACCGGCGCCAGCCTGCGCCGGGCGCGCGCGCAGATCGAGGAGCTGGAGCGCTTCGAGCGCGGGTAG